The proteins below are encoded in one region of Pongo pygmaeus isolate AG05252 chromosome 20, NHGRI_mPonPyg2-v2.0_pri, whole genome shotgun sequence:
- the LOC129020151 gene encoding zinc finger protein 442, with amino-acid sequence MLAAGILGENPGYRGSWEMDSVAFEDVAVNFTREEWALLGPSQKSLYRDVIWETIRKLDCIGMKWEDTNIEDQHKNPRRSLRCHIVERFSESSQIPDSTVNEKTPGVDPCKSSVRGEVIMGCSFLNCYITFDAGHKPVECQEYGEKPHTHKQCGTAFNYHHSFQTQERPHTGKKRYDCKECGKTFSSSGNLRRHIIVQRGGGPYICKLCGKAFFWPSLFRMHERTHIGEKPYECKQCSKAFPIYNSYLRHERTHTGEKPYECKHCSKAFPDYSSYVRHERTHTGEKPYKCKQCGRAFSVSSSLQIHERTHTGEKPYECKQCGKAFHHLGSFQRHMIRHTGNGPHKCKICGKGFDCPSSLQSHERTHTGEKPYECKQCGKALSHRSSFRSHMIMHTGDGPHKCKVCGKAFIYPSVFQRHERTHTGEKPYDCKECGKAFRISSSLRRHETTHSGEKPYKCKCGKAFIDFYSFQNHETTYTGEKPYECKECGKAFSCFTYLSQHRRTHTAGKPYECKTCRKAFSHFGNLKVHERIHTGEKPYECKECRKAFSWLTCLLRHERVHTGKKYECQQCGKAFTRSRFI; translated from the exons ATGCTGGCAGCGGGGATCCTTGGGGAGAACCCGGGATACCGCGGAAGCTGGGAAATG GATTCAGTAGCCTTTGAGGATGTGGCCGTGAACTTCACCCGGGAAGAGTGGGCTTTGCTGGGTCCATCACAGAAGAGTCTGTACAGAGATGTGATATGGGAAACCATTAGGAAACTGGACTGTATAG gaatgaaatgggaagacACAAACATTGAAGATCAGCACAAAAATCCCAGGAGGAGCCTAAG ATGTCATATTGTAGAGAGATTCAGTGAAAGTAGCCAGATTCCAGATAGTACCGTGAATGAAAAAACTCCTGGAGTAGATCCATGTAAAAGCAGTGTGCGTGGAGAAGTCATCATGGGTTGTTCATTCCTTAATTGCTATATCACATTTGATGCTGGACACAAACCAGTTGAGTGTCAGGAATATGGAGAGAAGCCACATACACATAAACAATGTGGGACAGCCTTCAATTATCACCACTCCTTTCAAACACAGGAAAGACCTCACACTGGAAAGAAACGCTATgattgtaaggaatgtgggaaaaccTTCAGTTCTTCGGGAAACCTTCGAAGACACATAATAGTACAACGTGGAGGTGGACCTTATATATGTAAGTTGTGTGGGAAAGCCTTTTTTTGGCCTAGTTTATTTCGTATGCATGAAAGAACTCACATTGGAGAGAAACCGTATGAATGTAAGCAGTGTTCTAAAGCCTTCCCTATTTACAATTCCTATCTAAGACATgaaagaacacacactggggagaAACCATATGAATGCAAGCACTGTTCTAAAGCCTTCCCTGATTACAGTTCCTATGTAAGACATgaaagaactcacactggagaaaaaccctataaatgtaaaCAGTGTGGAAGAGCCTTCAGTGTTTCCAGTTCTCTTCAAATACATGAAAgaactcatactggagagaaaccctatgaatgtaagcaATGTGGGAAAGCATTTCATCATCTGGGAAGCTTTCAAAGACACATGATAAGGCACACTGGAAATGGACCTCATAAATGTAAGATATGTGGGAAAGGCTTTGATTGTCCTAGTTCACTGCAAAGTCATgaaagaactcacactggagagaaaccctatgaatgcaaGCAGTGTGGGAAAGCGTTATCTCATCGCTCAAGCTTTCGAAGTCATATGATAATGCACACTGGAGATGGACCTCATAAATGCAAGgtatgtgggaaagccttcattTATCCCAGTGTATTTCAAAGACATGAAAGGActcatactggtgagaaaccctatgaTTGTAAAGAATGTGGTAAAGCCTTCCGTATTTCTAGTTCTCTTCGAAGACATGAAACAACTCAcagtggagagaaaccctataaatgtaaatgtgggaaagcctttattgatttctattcctttcaaaATCACGAAACAACTTACACTGGAGAGAAGCCATATgagtgtaaggaatgtgggaaggcatTCAGTTGTTTCACATACCTTTCTCAACATAGAAGGACTCACACAGCTGGAAAACCTTATGAGTGTAAAACATGTAGGAAAGCCTTCAGTCATTTTGGTAACTTAAAAGTCCATGAAAggattcacactggagagaagccgtatgaatgtaaggaatgcaGGAAAGCATTCTCTTGGCTCACTTGCCTTCTACGACATGAAAGAGTTCACACTGGAAAGAAATATGAATGTCAACAATGCGGTAAAGCCTTCACTCGTTCTCGTTTCATTTGA